A genomic window from Pelagicoccus albus includes:
- a CDS encoding Asp23/Gls24 family envelope stress response protein, with product MDQQESSIEIGDDQDGSLGQIKVNHTVVATIVKMAATSVKGVVGVGGSFIENVSALFSSKDYDKGVRVSEDEVGNYLIELRVHMEYGVELAKTAENLQLVVGKQVTNMTGKTVAAVDVVIEGVKMPEEVEASRKAARDAEKEPLSD from the coding sequence ATGGACCAACAAGAATCTAGCATTGAAATCGGCGACGACCAAGACGGCTCACTAGGCCAGATCAAAGTCAACCACACTGTGGTCGCCACCATCGTCAAGATGGCCGCCACCAGCGTGAAGGGGGTGGTAGGAGTCGGTGGTAGCTTCATCGAAAACGTATCCGCCTTGTTCTCTAGCAAAGACTACGACAAGGGAGTTCGCGTTTCGGAGGATGAGGTTGGCAACTACCTAATCGAGCTTCGTGTCCACATGGAATACGGCGTTGAGCTCGCCAAGACGGCGGAAAACCTCCAGCTGGTCGTCGGCAAGCAGGTCACAAACATGACCGGAAAAACCGTCGCAGCCGTGGACGTCGTAATCGAAGGAGTAAAGATGCCAGAAGAGGTAGAGGCATCTCGCAAAGCTGCCAGGGACGCAGAGAAGGAACCGCTTTCCGACTAA